The following are encoded together in the Proteiniphilum saccharofermentans genome:
- a CDS encoding GatB/YqeY domain-containing protein — protein MSLIDTITDEIKKAMLAKDKVRLEALRAIKKELLEAKTAKGAGDELTDATTTAILQKMVKQRRDSAEIYTAQKRDDLAEPEIAQMEVIREFLPAQLSPIELEAAVKRIIEEVGASSLKEMGKVMGIASKQLAGKAEGKDISETVKRLLA, from the coding sequence ATGTCACTAATAGATACAATTACCGACGAGATAAAGAAAGCCATGCTGGCCAAGGATAAAGTGCGGCTGGAAGCATTGAGGGCGATTAAGAAAGAACTGCTGGAAGCCAAAACCGCTAAAGGTGCGGGGGATGAGCTTACGGACGCGACGACGACAGCCATTTTGCAAAAGATGGTGAAACAGCGCAGGGACAGCGCCGAAATCTATACCGCACAAAAACGGGACGATCTGGCTGAACCGGAGATCGCGCAAATGGAAGTGATCCGGGAATTCCTTCCGGCACAACTTTCCCCTATAGAACTGGAAGCCGCCGTGAAGCGTATTATTGAGGAGGTAGGGGCATCTTCCCTGAAAGAGATGGGGAAAGTGATGGGAATTGCGTCCAAACAACTTGCAGGCAAGGCCGAAGGAAAAGATATCTCCGAAACAGTAAAACGTTTGCTGGCATAA
- the ftsZ gene encoding cell division protein FtsZ — protein MDDELLDFQIESRTDAIIKVIGVGGGGGNAVNHMFQEGIHDVSFALCNTDNQALMESPVPVKVQLGGQTTGGLGAGNKPEIAQRAAEESVGLIEDLLNDGTRMVFITAGMGGGTGTGAAPVVARVAKDMGVLTVGIVTIPFMFEGPRKIVQALKGVEEMAKNVDALLVINNERLRDIYSDLTMLNAFAKADDTLATAARSIAEIITVHGHVNLDFADVNTTLKDGGVAIMSSGLGKGEDRINDAIKNALHSPLLNNNDVFSAKKILINLSFGEAHPLMMEEMNALHDFMSKFSREIEVIWGAAVEESLDEEVKVTLLATGFSITSVPGIEEHEQEKSRAEQIQQQIEKDAKLEQEKKDKELIEKYYGKTGLKTLTSVNYRLEPFVLTIDELDDDKVLEALEKTPVFKRESNFNPRIFSTEVQQQQSSSLFD, from the coding sequence ATGGACGACGAATTATTGGATTTTCAGATAGAGAGCCGCACCGACGCTATTATCAAGGTGATCGGAGTGGGTGGCGGTGGCGGTAACGCCGTGAACCATATGTTTCAAGAGGGGATACACGATGTCTCTTTCGCTTTGTGTAATACTGATAACCAAGCGTTGATGGAATCGCCGGTACCGGTAAAGGTGCAACTGGGCGGTCAGACCACCGGAGGACTTGGAGCCGGTAATAAACCCGAGATTGCACAGCGTGCGGCTGAAGAGAGTGTCGGCCTGATTGAAGATCTCCTGAACGACGGCACGCGGATGGTTTTTATCACTGCCGGGATGGGCGGTGGAACCGGAACAGGAGCTGCCCCCGTGGTGGCTAGGGTGGCAAAAGATATGGGAGTGCTCACGGTTGGTATTGTAACCATTCCCTTTATGTTTGAAGGCCCAAGGAAAATCGTGCAGGCATTGAAAGGGGTGGAAGAGATGGCGAAAAACGTGGATGCGCTGCTGGTGATCAATAACGAACGCCTGCGTGATATCTACAGCGACCTGACTATGTTGAACGCTTTTGCCAAGGCGGATGATACTTTGGCTACAGCCGCCAGGAGCATCGCCGAGATCATCACCGTGCACGGACATGTGAACCTCGACTTTGCCGATGTGAACACCACACTGAAAGACGGTGGTGTGGCTATTATGAGTAGTGGTCTGGGTAAAGGAGAGGACAGGATCAACGATGCGATAAAGAATGCGCTGCACTCACCGTTACTCAATAATAACGATGTGTTCAGTGCCAAGAAGATACTTATCAATCTCTCTTTTGGCGAAGCACATCCGCTGATGATGGAAGAGATGAATGCGCTCCACGACTTTATGTCGAAATTCAGCAGGGAGATAGAGGTTATCTGGGGAGCTGCCGTGGAAGAGTCGCTCGACGAAGAAGTGAAGGTGACATTGCTCGCTACCGGTTTTTCGATTACCAGCGTGCCGGGTATCGAAGAGCATGAACAGGAAAAGAGCAGAGCCGAGCAGATCCAGCAACAGATCGAGAAGGATGCGAAACTGGAGCAAGAGAAAAAAGATAAAGAACTGATCGAGAAATATTACGGCAAAACCGGTTTGAAGACACTGACCAGTGTCAACTACCGATTAGAGCCTTTCGTATTGACTATCGACGAGTTGGATGATGATAAAGTATTGGAGGCGTTGGAGAAGACACCTGTCTTTAAACGCGAATCCAATTTTAATCCCCGTATCTTTTCGACGGAAGTACAGCAACAACAATCATCCTCATTATTCGATTGA